The Phycisphaerae bacterium genome window below encodes:
- a CDS encoding efflux RND transporter periplasmic adaptor subunit has protein sequence MWSAGCSPREEARQPPPTVNVSLPIEREVTDYAEFTARVAAVDSTDVRARVSGQIVAVPFEAGALVRQGDVLVELDVRPFQAELDARIAEAARAAARLSLAQIEYGRIERIPTEARTNFELDTAAARLDETKAALATAKAAVESARLNVEWCRVVAPISGRISYKHVTTGNLVTGGIGSGTLLTTIVSVDPMYANFNVDELTVQRIQKLIREGKLESNEKANIPVWLGLAAEDGFPHHGTINFVDNQVNPRTGTLRVRGVFPNLDGALSPGYFARVKVAVSAHHNAVLVSDRALDTDQGQKILYVVGEDNKVAVRPVRVGALHDGLREITVGLKPGERVIVNGLQQVRPGIAVEPTLVDMPAPVAHKENATSGSAMASSSP, from the coding sequence ATGTGGTCCGCCGGCTGCAGCCCCAGGGAGGAAGCCCGTCAACCGCCGCCAACCGTTAACGTCAGCCTTCCAATCGAGCGCGAAGTCACCGACTACGCGGAATTTACCGCTCGAGTGGCGGCGGTCGACTCCACCGATGTGCGTGCGCGCGTGAGTGGCCAGATTGTAGCTGTTCCGTTTGAGGCTGGAGCATTGGTCCGGCAGGGCGACGTACTGGTGGAGCTAGACGTGCGCCCGTTCCAAGCCGAACTCGACGCCCGCATCGCCGAGGCCGCACGCGCGGCCGCCCGGCTCAGCCTGGCGCAGATCGAGTATGGACGAATCGAGCGAATACCTACGGAAGCACGGACTAATTTTGAGCTCGACACGGCCGCGGCACGGCTCGACGAGACCAAAGCTGCGCTGGCGACCGCCAAAGCCGCGGTGGAATCCGCCCGTTTGAACGTAGAGTGGTGCCGCGTCGTCGCGCCGATCTCGGGGCGGATCAGCTACAAGCATGTAACGACCGGCAACCTCGTCACGGGCGGAATCGGCAGCGGCACGCTCTTGACCACCATTGTTTCCGTAGACCCGATGTATGCTAACTTCAATGTCGATGAGCTGACCGTCCAGCGCATTCAAAAACTGATCCGGGAGGGCAAGCTCGAGTCAAACGAGAAAGCGAACATCCCGGTTTGGCTGGGCCTTGCAGCTGAGGACGGTTTCCCGCACCACGGCACCATCAACTTTGTGGACAACCAGGTTAATCCCAGGACCGGCACGCTACGCGTCCGGGGCGTATTCCCGAACTTGGATGGCGCACTGTCGCCAGGCTATTTCGCGAGGGTCAAAGTGGCGGTCTCCGCGCACCATAACGCCGTGCTCGTTTCCGATCGCGCGCTCGACACCGACCAGGGGCAGAAAATCCTCTACGTCGTGGGCGAAGACAACAAGGTTGCCGTCCGCCCCGTTCGCGTCGGAGCGCTTCACGACGGCTTGCGCGAAATCACCGTCGGCCTGAAGCCCGGTGAGCGAGTGATCGTCAACGGCCTGCAGCAGGTCCGGCCAGGCATCGCTGTCGAGCCGACTTTGGTAGACATGCCGGCCCCGGTAGCCCATAAGGAAAACGCAACAAGCGGATCGGCGATGGCTTCTTCCAGCCCCTGA
- a CDS encoding SpoIIE family protein phosphatase, giving the protein MAPESSDQIRQLSDELRQAREELKRCGELLLTIQKSILPQQLPAVPSLDLAVHFADAGGVGGDFYDVHPIGRDRWAIVIADVAGHGLAAAALLGLVHALGSAVRGREPAPSPGSSLSLVNRLLAQYLGESGQFVTAFVGQYDARTDVLTYASAGHPYPRLIRGDSLLRLDAATAMPLGISAASVYEEASVQLQPGDRLVLFTDGITESPDEAHELFGDERLEAVASATSNTAAELLDRIVNSVRTLRGGSPAIDDETCLVALVKPVPTATPEP; this is encoded by the coding sequence ATGGCTCCGGAATCATCAGACCAGATTCGTCAACTGAGTGATGAGCTCCGACAAGCGCGCGAGGAACTGAAGCGCTGCGGCGAATTGCTTCTGACCATCCAGAAATCCATCCTGCCGCAACAGTTGCCCGCGGTCCCGAGCCTCGATCTGGCCGTGCACTTCGCGGACGCCGGTGGCGTGGGCGGAGATTTCTACGATGTGCATCCCATTGGACGCGACCGCTGGGCGATTGTCATCGCCGATGTGGCCGGACACGGTCTGGCGGCTGCCGCCCTATTAGGCTTGGTGCATGCTCTGGGAAGCGCCGTAAGAGGGCGCGAGCCAGCGCCCTCGCCGGGATCAAGTCTTTCCCTTGTTAACCGATTGCTGGCGCAATACCTGGGAGAGAGCGGACAGTTCGTCACCGCATTTGTTGGACAGTACGACGCGCGAACTGACGTACTGACCTATGCGTCAGCCGGTCACCCGTACCCGCGACTCATTCGCGGAGATTCATTGCTGCGCCTCGATGCCGCCACGGCAATGCCCTTGGGTATTTCCGCAGCGAGTGTTTACGAGGAGGCGTCTGTGCAGCTACAGCCTGGCGATCGCCTGGTACTGTTTACCGACGGAATCACCGAGAGCCCTGACGAGGCGCATGAACTCTTTGGCGACGAGCGCCTCGAAGCGGTCGCCAGCGCCACGTCAAATACAGCCGCCGAATTGCTGGACCGCATTGTTAATTCTGTCCGGACCCTCCGAGGAGGAAGTCCTGCGATCGACGATGAAACGTGCCTCGTCGCGCTGGTGAAGCCAGTTCCTACCGCTACTCCAGAGCCCTGA
- a CDS encoding DUF2934 domain-containing protein — translation MTLHHFNRIRRNNGGQVVREMLDIEAIEAAKAEPSDAEIRMRAFEIYLSRNGAPGNAEVDWLQAECELRASTLTAPQINDAD, via the coding sequence ATGACACTGCACCACTTCAATCGAATTCGACGGAACAATGGCGGTCAAGTCGTTCGTGAGATGCTGGACATCGAAGCAATCGAAGCAGCCAAGGCCGAACCGTCGGACGCGGAGATCCGAATGCGCGCATTCGAGATCTATCTCAGCCGCAACGGCGCTCCGGGCAATGCTGAGGTGGACTGGCTGCAAGCGGAGTGTGAATTACGGGCGAGCACGCTGACCGCACCCCAGATCAATGACGCTGACTAG
- a CDS encoding STAS domain-containing protein, which produces MLRITANDNPRVLTFRLEGRLEGPWVRELEQCWRRLLNGENRPTVCVDLTGVTYIDAAGKAWLAQMFEQGAELIADDCATKAVVAEIGGEQATVDWTDERDSR; this is translated from the coding sequence ATGTTGCGAATCACGGCAAATGACAACCCGCGGGTTCTTACCTTCCGACTTGAAGGAAGATTGGAAGGGCCGTGGGTGCGCGAACTGGAACAGTGCTGGCGCAGATTGCTCAACGGCGAGAACAGGCCAACGGTTTGCGTCGACCTCACCGGCGTGACGTACATCGACGCCGCGGGCAAGGCCTGGTTGGCCCAGATGTTCGAGCAAGGGGCCGAACTAATCGCCGACGACTGTGCGACGAAGGCCGTGGTGGCCGAAATCGGGGGCGAACAAGCAACGGTCGATTGGACAGACGAAAGGGATTCAAGATGA